A single region of the Arvicanthis niloticus isolate mArvNil1 chromosome 28, mArvNil1.pat.X, whole genome shotgun sequence genome encodes:
- the LOC143440122 gene encoding histocompatibility antigen 60c-like: protein MRATTTLKCLVLLMYLGTVGTDSLSCNFTVMYRASSGQCSVDGKSFFHFDYEKQKGNATEVCADLRQSLKDTFDKMTNLESEQFKGNHPLQVTIQSQYNQGEFKDGLWTLIVDEQYSFYFYPKNMTWRESHPGANRTMSQWENDKELSQNLRTLSRGDFSHCLKKLTHSKEMPALPTTTADVEKTSSKAYKLNPSVVLRVIMLICMFAGGNAFQ, encoded by the exons ATGAGAGCAACCACCACTCTGAAATGTTTAGTTCTGCTGATGTATCTGGGAACTGTTG GTACAGACTCTCTAAGTTGCAACTTCACTGTCATGTATCGTGCCTCATCTGGACAGTGCTCAGTGGATGGAaagtctttctttcattttgattatgaaaaacagaagggaaatgcCACTGAGGTGTGTGCTGATTTGCGCCAAAGCCTGAAAGACACTTTTGATAAGATGACAAACCTGGAGTCAGAGCAATTCAAGG GTAATCACCCCTTGCAGGTCACCATACAATCTCAATATAATCAAGGAGAATTCAAAGATGGACTCTGGACCTTAATCGTCGATGAACAGTATTCCTTCTACTTTTATCCAAAAAACATGACCTGGAGAGAGAGTCATCCTGGTGCCAACAGGACCATGAGCCAATGGGAGAACGACAAGGAACTATCCCAAAATCTTAGGACACTCTCCAGGGGAGATTTCAGTCACTGTCTCAAGAAACTGACACACTCCAAAGAAATGCCAG cCCTGCCAACCACGACTGCAGATGTGGAGAAGACTTCATCTAAGGCATACAAGCTCAACCCCTCAGTTGTGTTGAGAGTGATAATGCTTATCTGCATGTTTGCTGGGGGAAATGCTTTTCAATGA